A genomic window from Microbacterium sp. H1-D42 includes:
- a CDS encoding glycoside hydrolase family 3 N-terminal domain-containing protein: MSRRTLRAAATALLAAVALVACAPPATSPQSSPAATASTSTPTPTPTPDPVETAVDRMSTAEQAASVVMGHVPGTDPVVLAQYMASGLGGFILMGDNIIGGPENVRAVTGALTIDPNLPPLIAIDQEGGVVSRLPWDDLPAGRGLQSSDAAAVQSAFRARADLVAAVGANVNFGVIADVPMGPSSFIASRALGTDPDSAAMRVRAAVQGEKGIVLSTLKHFPDHGAAAGDSHHLIPTTDVSLTQWRSADAVPFIAGIDAGAEVLMFGHLAYTAVDAAPASLSARWHEIARDDLGFDGLMITDDLGMLSASENPAYADPVKNAVDALVTGNDMVLMIAGATSATAPAIVAGIVTAVGDGRLPAARLRDAAEHVMTLRMQLADAANG, encoded by the coding sequence ATGAGTCGCCGAACCCTCCGGGCAGCGGCGACCGCACTTCTCGCAGCCGTCGCACTGGTCGCATGCGCACCGCCGGCGACCTCGCCCCAGTCGTCACCTGCCGCGACCGCGAGCACCTCCACGCCGACGCCGACACCCACACCGGATCCGGTCGAGACGGCCGTCGATCGGATGAGCACCGCCGAGCAGGCAGCCAGCGTGGTGATGGGGCATGTGCCTGGCACCGATCCTGTCGTGCTGGCGCAGTACATGGCGTCGGGGCTCGGCGGCTTCATCCTGATGGGCGACAACATCATAGGAGGGCCAGAGAACGTGCGCGCCGTCACCGGCGCGCTGACGATCGACCCGAATCTGCCTCCGCTGATCGCCATCGATCAGGAGGGCGGGGTCGTATCGCGGCTGCCCTGGGATGATCTGCCGGCCGGACGCGGCCTGCAGAGTTCGGATGCCGCCGCAGTGCAGTCAGCGTTCCGCGCACGCGCTGATCTGGTCGCCGCGGTCGGCGCGAACGTGAACTTCGGCGTCATCGCCGACGTGCCCATGGGACCGTCGTCGTTCATCGCCTCGCGTGCGCTGGGCACCGACCCGGACTCAGCCGCGATGCGCGTGCGTGCGGCCGTGCAGGGTGAGAAGGGCATCGTCTTGTCGACGCTCAAGCACTTCCCCGATCACGGCGCCGCGGCGGGTGACTCGCATCACCTCATTCCGACCACCGACGTCTCACTGACCCAGTGGCGCTCAGCAGATGCCGTGCCGTTCATCGCCGGCATCGACGCCGGCGCAGAGGTGCTCATGTTCGGACACCTCGCATACACCGCCGTCGATGCGGCGCCCGCCTCGCTGTCCGCACGCTGGCACGAGATCGCCCGTGACGACCTGGGCTTCGACGGTCTGATGATCACCGACGACCTCGGCATGCTCAGCGCATCGGAGAACCCGGCATATGCCGACCCGGTGAAGAACGCGGTCGACGCGCTGGTCACCGGCAACGACATGGTGCTCATGATCGCCGGCGCCACATCGGCGACGGCACCGGCCATCGTCGCCGGGATCGTCACCGCCGTCGGTGACGGGCGACTCCCCGCCGCCAGGCTGAGGGATGCCGCCGAGCACGTGATGACGCTGCGCATGCAGCTCGCCGACGCGGCGAACGGATAG
- a CDS encoding helix-hairpin-helix domain-containing protein: protein MSTARTAEGPTIGWMLGMSTWMISAFIPGSYLSWLGFLIIGIVGRMLRWTITGVVLGVLAILVHLPIWGQWQPLLAALVYIAGMVLALMANPGWLRAMWERRAGGSTSAVSSSAASSGETRAARRAKARQNARTAADEARTEATARETARQQDERRQASGRRGGSRSARSSNRSTTDTAQAQTARAAQTGPTEADQLAARAGASSAEFFDAPAQATDEAAEPVDVNTADADALAGLPGITARQARKLVKQRTAQGGFASLDAFATAAGVQPHELVRLRDAAVCSRPPRGPRQFGRRVDY, encoded by the coding sequence GTGAGCACCGCGCGCACCGCCGAGGGGCCCACGATCGGCTGGATGCTCGGCATGAGCACCTGGATGATCTCGGCGTTCATCCCCGGTTCGTATCTCTCGTGGCTGGGTTTTCTGATCATCGGGATCGTCGGGCGGATGCTGCGGTGGACGATCACCGGTGTCGTGCTCGGTGTGCTGGCGATCCTGGTGCACCTGCCGATCTGGGGCCAGTGGCAGCCGTTGCTGGCAGCACTCGTGTACATCGCCGGGATGGTGCTGGCGCTGATGGCCAACCCCGGCTGGCTGCGCGCGATGTGGGAACGCCGAGCAGGCGGCAGCACGTCCGCCGTGTCGTCATCCGCGGCGTCGTCGGGTGAGACGCGAGCCGCACGGCGCGCGAAGGCCAGGCAGAACGCCAGGACTGCGGCCGACGAGGCGCGCACCGAGGCGACAGCGCGCGAAACCGCTCGCCAGCAGGACGAGCGCCGCCAGGCTTCCGGTCGTCGCGGTGGATCCCGCAGCGCCCGCTCATCGAATCGTTCGACGACAGACACCGCGCAAGCACAGACGGCTCGCGCCGCGCAGACGGGTCCGACCGAGGCCGATCAGCTGGCGGCGCGCGCCGGCGCCTCCAGCGCCGAGTTCTTCGATGCCCCCGCACAGGCGACGGACGAGGCCGCAGAGCCAGTGGATGTGAACACAGCGGATGCTGACGCTCTGGCCGGGCTGCCAGGGATCACTGCCCGGCAGGCGCGCAAGCTGGTGAAGCAGCGCACCGCGCAGGGCGGGTTCGCCTCGCTGGACGCCTTCGCGACCGCCGCGGGCGTGCAGCCGCATGAGCTGGTCCGGCTGCGGGATGCCGCGGTGTGCTCGCGGCCGCCCCGCGGCCCTCGTCAGTTCGGTCGTCGCGTCGACTACTGA
- a CDS encoding 4Fe-4S single cluster domain-containing protein: protein MIVHAQSPGVEVPTLLGTVEPAPAAGPLRWSRFLPATEAEGPGRRAALWVQGCRVHCPECFNPQLWATRGGVLSDPVTVAAEWVDTARAAGATGITLLGGEPFEQAAALAPIAHAFRDAGMTVMAFSGHTLPDLERWSADRADIAALLDATDLLCDGPYLREHPDTRRPWIGSTNQGIRALTPAHADEVRRIASDGRRDTLEVRIGPDGLVSVNGWASDAALSALFDDLGVRADRPQERVA, encoded by the coding sequence ATGATCGTGCACGCGCAGTCCCCCGGTGTCGAGGTGCCCACGCTGCTGGGCACCGTCGAACCGGCGCCAGCGGCGGGTCCGCTGCGCTGGTCGCGGTTCCTGCCTGCCACCGAGGCGGAGGGCCCTGGTCGTCGCGCCGCGCTGTGGGTGCAGGGCTGCCGAGTGCACTGCCCCGAATGCTTCAACCCCCAGCTCTGGGCGACACGCGGTGGCGTGCTCTCCGATCCGGTCACGGTGGCAGCCGAGTGGGTCGACACCGCCCGCGCGGCAGGTGCGACCGGAATAACGCTGCTCGGTGGAGAGCCGTTCGAGCAGGCTGCCGCCCTCGCACCGATCGCTCACGCATTCCGTGACGCGGGGATGACGGTGATGGCGTTCAGCGGGCACACGCTGCCGGACCTCGAGCGGTGGTCAGCCGACCGTGCCGACATCGCCGCTCTGCTCGACGCCACCGATCTGCTGTGCGACGGCCCGTACCTGCGCGAGCATCCCGACACTCGACGCCCGTGGATCGGCTCCACGAACCAGGGCATCAGAGCCCTCACCCCGGCGCATGCCGACGAAGTGCGGCGCATCGCGTCCGATGGGCGTCGGGACACCTTAGAGGTGCGCATCGGCCCTGACGGACTCGTGAGTGTCAACGGCTGGGCATCCGATGCCGCGCTCTCCGCGCTTTTCGACGACCTCGGCGTGCGCGCCGACCGACCCCAGGAGCGTGTCGCATGA
- a CDS encoding DUF2997 domain-containing protein, with protein sequence MQKQLIVNLRPDGSVAAETLGMTGDECLAYISALEDLLDATTTSSSYTADYAGVAATAANDLRDEDRTG encoded by the coding sequence ATGCAGAAGCAGCTGATCGTGAATCTTCGCCCGGACGGCTCGGTGGCCGCCGAGACACTGGGGATGACCGGAGACGAGTGCCTCGCGTACATCTCCGCACTCGAGGACCTGCTCGACGCCACCACGACCTCGTCGTCGTACACGGCTGACTACGCCGGCGTCGCCGCGACCGCAGCCAATGATCTGCGTGACGAGGATCGCACCGGATGA
- a CDS encoding AAA family ATPase, whose protein sequence is MTFAETLDEAFKARLPLLYLETGEEVRAIEAISLAASAQRHPRPVWTWTSALGLIDPEGKSITNTANPARALSHIAGLQDAGVFIFCDLHAYFGSEHRQGEPLVVRTARETALDFRHGDASRVLVLISPVRTIPAELNELTHLLEFPLPSTEEIRELLDTMIERNSSGPGRIRVDADDAAREQLVHAALGLSMAEAENAFARAMVNDGTLGAGDVPVVLDEKAQIVRKSGLLEFMSSDIDLDDVGGLNNMKRWLSRRNGSWMAGAKQYGLPDPKGVLITGVPGCGKSLTAKATAASWGLPLLRLDIGRVFSGLVGSSEQNLRTAIATAEAVAPCILWVDEIEKGFSNTTGGGDSGTSARVFGTFLTWMQEKKRPVFVVATANNIDALPPEFLRKGRFDEIFFVDLPTAAEREVIWRLQLSAQASDANGLAALAADEAVIDDLVRRTENHSGAEIEQAVVSALFEGYSAGRPVDRAMLEQVVDSTIPLAVTQAEEVSGIREWAAERAVRATGTEDLDATESGTRESAGVLSARRGGRTVDY, encoded by the coding sequence ATGACTTTCGCTGAGACGCTCGATGAGGCCTTCAAGGCCCGTCTGCCGCTGCTGTACCTCGAGACCGGCGAGGAGGTGCGCGCCATCGAGGCGATCTCACTGGCCGCCTCCGCGCAGCGGCATCCTCGTCCGGTCTGGACCTGGACCAGCGCCCTGGGTCTGATTGACCCCGAGGGCAAGAGCATCACCAACACGGCCAACCCGGCCAGGGCGCTGTCGCACATCGCCGGTCTGCAGGATGCCGGGGTGTTCATCTTCTGCGACCTGCACGCGTATTTCGGCTCGGAGCACCGTCAGGGCGAGCCACTGGTCGTCCGCACCGCCCGAGAGACCGCACTGGACTTCCGGCATGGCGACGCATCGCGAGTGCTCGTGCTGATCTCGCCAGTGCGCACGATCCCCGCAGAGCTGAACGAGCTCACGCACCTGCTGGAGTTCCCGCTGCCGTCGACGGAGGAGATCCGCGAGCTGCTGGACACCATGATCGAACGCAACTCCTCCGGCCCCGGTCGCATTCGCGTCGACGCCGACGACGCGGCCCGCGAGCAGCTGGTGCATGCCGCACTCGGACTGTCGATGGCCGAGGCGGAGAACGCGTTCGCCCGCGCGATGGTCAATGACGGCACGCTGGGCGCGGGTGACGTGCCGGTGGTGCTCGATGAGAAGGCGCAGATCGTCCGCAAGTCGGGGCTGCTCGAATTCATGAGCTCCGACATCGACCTCGACGACGTCGGCGGCCTGAACAACATGAAGCGCTGGCTCTCGCGCCGCAACGGCTCGTGGATGGCCGGGGCCAAGCAGTACGGGCTGCCCGATCCGAAGGGTGTGCTGATCACCGGCGTTCCCGGCTGTGGGAAGTCGCTGACCGCCAAGGCGACCGCGGCATCGTGGGGTCTGCCGCTGCTGCGGCTCGACATCGGACGGGTGTTCTCGGGTCTGGTCGGCTCCAGCGAGCAGAACCTGCGCACCGCGATCGCCACTGCCGAGGCCGTCGCCCCGTGCATCCTCTGGGTGGATGAGATCGAGAAGGGCTTCTCGAACACCACCGGAGGCGGCGACTCCGGCACCTCGGCGCGGGTGTTCGGCACATTCCTGACGTGGATGCAGGAGAAGAAGCGTCCGGTCTTCGTCGTCGCCACGGCGAACAACATCGACGCCCTCCCACCGGAGTTCCTGCGCAAGGGACGATTCGATGAGATCTTCTTCGTCGACCTGCCGACGGCCGCTGAGCGCGAGGTGATCTGGCGACTGCAGCTGAGCGCACAGGCATCCGATGCCAACGGCCTCGCGGCGCTCGCCGCAGACGAGGCTGTGATCGACGACCTCGTCCGGCGCACCGAGAACCATTCGGGTGCAGAGATCGAGCAGGCCGTCGTCTCGGCCCTTTTCGAGGGGTACAGTGCGGGGCGTCCGGTGGATCGCGCGATGCTCGAGCAGGTGGTCGACTCGACGATCCCGCTGGCCGTCACGCAGGCCGAGGAGGTCAGCGGCATCCGTGAGTGGGCTGCCGAGCGCGCGGTGCGCGCCACCGGAACCGAAGACCTCGACGCCACCGAGTCCGGCACGCGAGAGTCGGCCGGTGTGCTGTCGGCGCGCCGTGGCGGCCGTACGGTGGACTACTGA
- a CDS encoding 3-methyladenine DNA glycosylase has product MILTGERLDHADWTVRERAHAERADALTAAHRERAQRGEKHPVYDFLFTYYAYKPAQLRRWHPGAGVTLRDAGERAEWRWYSPGAESGEVTPDATAFRAEKPQLADLVEQMLRRTASRPAQFGCFGLHEWAMVYREDEHRHPIPLRLGQAGTDAVVEANELRCTHFDAFRFFADDAVPRNRLALTRASQPDLEQPGCLHAGMDLYKWAVKLGPLIPGELLLDTFELARDIRVLDMEAAPYDLSDWGVQPVPIETAEGKAEYVRRQRGFAEHGALLRRALLEAWLGSSSAV; this is encoded by the coding sequence GTGATCCTGACCGGCGAGCGACTCGATCACGCGGACTGGACCGTCCGCGAGAGAGCACATGCAGAACGCGCGGATGCCCTCACAGCCGCGCATCGCGAGCGCGCGCAACGGGGCGAGAAGCATCCTGTCTACGACTTCCTGTTCACCTATTACGCCTACAAGCCGGCGCAGCTGCGTCGCTGGCACCCAGGGGCCGGCGTGACGCTGCGAGATGCCGGTGAGCGCGCGGAATGGCGCTGGTACTCCCCCGGCGCCGAGTCCGGCGAGGTCACGCCCGACGCGACCGCATTCCGCGCTGAGAAGCCCCAGCTCGCCGACCTCGTCGAGCAGATGCTGCGGCGCACCGCATCACGCCCGGCGCAGTTCGGGTGCTTCGGCCTGCACGAGTGGGCGATGGTCTACCGCGAGGACGAGCACCGGCATCCGATTCCACTGCGGCTCGGACAGGCAGGCACCGACGCCGTCGTCGAGGCGAACGAGCTGCGCTGCACCCATTTCGACGCGTTCCGCTTCTTCGCCGATGACGCCGTGCCGCGCAACCGGCTCGCGCTGACCCGCGCGTCACAGCCCGATCTGGAACAGCCCGGCTGTCTGCATGCCGGCATGGACCTCTACAAGTGGGCGGTCAAGCTCGGCCCGCTCATCCCCGGCGAGCTGCTGCTGGACACGTTCGAACTGGCGCGAGACATCCGCGTGCTCGACATGGAAGCCGCCCCCTACGACCTTTCGGACTGGGGCGTGCAACCGGTGCCGATCGAGACAGCAGAGGGCAAGGCCGAGTACGTGCGCCGGCAGCGCGGCTTCGCCGAGCACGGCGCACTGCTGCGGCGAGCGCTGTTGGAAGCCTGGCTGGGCTCTTCCAGTGCCGTCTGA
- a CDS encoding phosphatase domain-containing protein: MSPASAAKIHWFARLEHRLHVWRERRARKRGRSATPVPFPGYGGSGWVRVVGRVLIVPPVPRRARGEGVGVRGWRSFASIPVSFASVRVDIGGRSHDVIADRGGVIDTVLEADLEPGWQTFTMSVEGQEPVEATVFVVADDIRFGVICDVDDTVMVTALPRPFVAAWNSFVVNEHARTPVPGMAVLLEQLRRDHPGAPVIYLSTGAWNVAPTLRRFLSRHLFPAGAMLLTDWGPTHDRWFRSGREHKDTNLRRLAAEFPEVKWLLIGDDGQHDEGIYAQFQREHPDSVAGVAIRRLLPAEAVLAGGRAATVLHQPDEAPWVSAEDGAGLREQLGEVGLLDNPK; encoded by the coding sequence ATGTCACCCGCCTCCGCGGCCAAGATCCATTGGTTCGCCCGCCTCGAACACCGCCTCCACGTCTGGCGCGAACGCCGTGCTCGCAAGCGTGGCCGTTCGGCGACCCCGGTTCCGTTCCCCGGCTATGGAGGATCCGGCTGGGTTCGCGTCGTCGGCCGGGTGCTCATCGTGCCGCCAGTGCCCCGGCGCGCCCGCGGTGAAGGGGTCGGCGTGCGCGGCTGGCGCTCGTTCGCCAGCATCCCCGTCAGCTTCGCATCAGTGCGCGTCGACATCGGCGGCCGCAGCCACGACGTCATCGCTGATCGCGGCGGCGTGATCGACACTGTGCTCGAAGCCGACCTCGAGCCCGGCTGGCAGACGTTCACGATGTCGGTGGAGGGGCAGGAGCCGGTGGAGGCGACCGTGTTCGTCGTCGCCGACGACATCCGCTTCGGCGTCATCTGCGACGTCGACGACACCGTGATGGTGACCGCCCTTCCTCGGCCCTTCGTCGCCGCCTGGAACTCGTTCGTGGTCAACGAGCACGCCCGCACTCCCGTGCCAGGCATGGCGGTGCTGCTCGAACAGCTGCGCCGCGATCACCCCGGCGCCCCGGTGATCTATCTGTCCACGGGTGCTTGGAACGTCGCCCCCACGCTGCGTCGGTTCCTCAGCCGCCACCTGTTCCCTGCCGGAGCGATGCTGCTCACCGACTGGGGTCCGACGCACGACCGCTGGTTCCGCAGCGGTCGCGAGCACAAGGACACGAATCTGCGGCGCCTCGCGGCAGAGTTCCCCGAAGTGAAGTGGCTGCTCATCGGCGATGACGGACAGCACGACGAGGGCATCTACGCGCAGTTCCAGCGTGAGCACCCCGACTCGGTGGCCGGTGTCGCCATCCGTCGTCTGCTGCCCGCCGAGGCGGTGCTGGCGGGCGGCCGTGCCGCGACCGTGCTGCACCAGCCGGACGAGGCCCCCTGGGTGAGCGCCGAAGACGGCGCAGGGCTGCGCGAACAGCTCGGCGAGGTCGGCCTGCTCGACAACCCGAAGTGA
- a CDS encoding DedA family protein — protein MNDFVLWAIEMVQSVDPVLRTVLAGVAVMLETSILIGLIVPGDTIVLVASIGVTSWVEGIALGVTVIVGALIGESIGFWLGRWAGPHIRHSWLGRRIGEDHWLRAERYLLRRGGVAIFLSRFLPVLHSLVPLTVGMSGYAYRRFIAWTLPACVLWTSIYVGVAATAAGNYDELASRVHNAGYIFVAIIIALLIAVVIGKKVLSRVEARHMARDVDANGSGSSSEPPTEP, from the coding sequence GTGAACGACTTCGTGCTGTGGGCCATCGAGATGGTGCAGTCGGTCGATCCTGTGCTGCGCACCGTGCTGGCCGGCGTCGCCGTCATGCTCGAGACGAGCATCCTGATCGGACTCATCGTGCCCGGCGACACGATCGTGCTGGTCGCATCGATTGGCGTGACCTCGTGGGTCGAGGGCATCGCCCTCGGCGTGACGGTGATCGTCGGCGCGCTGATCGGCGAGTCCATCGGGTTCTGGCTCGGGCGCTGGGCGGGGCCGCACATCCGGCACTCCTGGCTGGGCAGGCGCATCGGCGAGGACCACTGGCTGCGGGCCGAGCGCTACCTGCTGCGGCGAGGTGGCGTCGCGATCTTCCTCTCGCGCTTCCTGCCGGTGCTGCACTCGCTGGTGCCGCTGACGGTCGGCATGAGCGGGTACGCCTATCGCCGCTTCATCGCCTGGACGCTGCCGGCCTGCGTGCTGTGGACGTCGATCTACGTCGGCGTCGCCGCGACCGCGGCGGGAAACTACGACGAGCTGGCGTCCCGCGTGCACAATGCCGGATATATCTTCGTCGCGATCATCATCGCACTGCTGATCGCCGTGGTGATCGGCAAGAAGGTTCTGTCGCGCGTCGAGGCGCGGCACATGGCCCGCGATGTGGATGCCAACGGCAGCGGTTCTTCGAGCGAGCCGCCGACAGAACCGTGA
- the pabB gene encoding aminodeoxychorismate synthase component I: MPLPNPLIAKQLPSSLPGDVESLFVRLFGDSDAAFWLDAGADATRGWSVLGTGRIENDPAAVRSVRLSAPTGDSEPSSHSDGGAASESLVPFDGGWVGWMPYESGAAACGAPVAASDEAPTWIAVTHAVAVDHVGGRIVALAAADEIDDWVRAVQEKVSQDALGAGIQDPPAATSDAVAKVTADARHGVAEYSALIEKCRAAIERGDAYQLCLTTRFTAPRPADPFAVYRRLRAATPAHHGGYVRVGERHLLSASPEQFLAVSDGTISTSPIKGTRPRGATEDADTQLAEELQSDVKERAENVMIVDLMRNDLSHVGVPGSVRVERLWQVETYPAVHQLVSTVSAQLRDGVTFGDLCDAAFPAGSMTGAPKLSAMTILHELERGPRGVYAGCFGHVGLDGRVDLAMVIRSIVVTADAAVVGAGGGITWLSQAAAETAEVSTKARAPLAALGAELPGEWAELLGWLLG, from the coding sequence GTGCCTCTACCGAATCCGCTGATCGCGAAGCAGCTGCCGTCGTCACTGCCCGGTGACGTCGAATCGCTGTTCGTGCGGCTGTTCGGCGACTCGGACGCGGCCTTCTGGCTGGATGCCGGCGCGGATGCCACTCGCGGCTGGAGCGTCCTCGGCACCGGCCGCATCGAGAATGACCCTGCAGCAGTGCGGTCGGTGCGCCTGAGCGCGCCCACTGGGGACAGCGAGCCCAGTTCACACAGTGACGGCGGTGCGGCGTCGGAGTCTCTGGTGCCGTTCGATGGTGGCTGGGTGGGCTGGATGCCCTATGAGTCGGGTGCCGCCGCGTGCGGGGCGCCCGTGGCAGCATCCGATGAGGCACCCACCTGGATCGCGGTGACCCACGCCGTCGCGGTCGACCATGTCGGCGGTCGCATCGTCGCGCTCGCCGCGGCCGACGAGATCGACGACTGGGTGCGTGCGGTGCAGGAGAAGGTCTCGCAGGATGCTCTCGGCGCCGGCATCCAAGATCCGCCCGCGGCGACGTCGGATGCTGTCGCGAAGGTGACCGCCGATGCCCGCCACGGCGTCGCGGAGTACTCCGCGCTGATCGAGAAGTGCCGCGCGGCGATCGAGCGCGGCGACGCGTACCAGCTGTGCCTCACGACGCGATTCACCGCGCCGCGGCCCGCTGACCCGTTCGCCGTCTACCGCCGCCTGCGGGCGGCGACGCCGGCGCATCACGGCGGATATGTGCGAGTGGGGGAGCGGCACCTGCTCAGTGCGAGCCCCGAGCAGTTTCTCGCCGTCTCAGACGGCACGATCTCGACCAGCCCGATCAAGGGCACCCGGCCGCGTGGCGCGACCGAGGACGCCGACACGCAGCTTGCCGAAGAGCTGCAATCGGATGTCAAGGAGCGCGCCGAGAACGTCATGATCGTCGATCTGATGCGCAACGACCTGTCGCATGTCGGCGTGCCGGGCAGTGTGCGGGTGGAGCGGCTCTGGCAGGTCGAGACGTACCCGGCCGTGCACCAGCTGGTCAGCACCGTCAGCGCACAGCTGCGAGACGGCGTCACGTTCGGCGATCTCTGCGATGCCGCCTTCCCCGCCGGCAGTATGACCGGCGCGCCCAAGCTGTCGGCGATGACGATCCTGCACGAGCTGGAGCGCGGCCCAAGGGGCGTGTACGCCGGGTGCTTCGGGCACGTCGGGCTGGACGGTCGGGTGGATCTCGCGATGGTGATCCGCTCGATCGTCGTCACCGCGGATGCGGCGGTTGTGGGCGCAGGCGGCGGGATCACCTGGCTCTCACAGGCCGCAGCCGAGACGGCGGAGGTATCGACGAAGGCCCGCGCTCCGCTGGCGGCGCTGGGGGCGGAGCTGCCAGGCGAATGGGCTGAGCTTCTGGGCTGGCTGCTGGGCTGA